A window of Cryptomeria japonica chromosome 3, Sugi_1.0, whole genome shotgun sequence contains these coding sequences:
- the LOC131029599 gene encoding pathogenesis-related thaumatin-like protein 3.5 has protein sequence FQPENVRGRVFTLTNNCPYTVWPGILTGAGGPSLEGGGFTLATGESQSLNPPDNWSGRLWPRTGCTFEALEGPATCSTGDCGGLLQCSQVGGVPPVTLTEFTLADDVDFYDVSLVDGYNVPLSIETLGGRGDCRAAGCWSDLTDTCPPELAVNENGRVVACKSACEAFGSPEYCCTGEFGSPQTCGPSAYSQTFKTACPAAYSYAYDDATSTFTCTQADYQITFCS, from the coding sequence TTTCAACCAGAAAATGTGAGGGGCAGAGTATTCACCCTGACAAACAACTGCCCCTACACTGTATGGCCAGGCATCCTAACAGGAGCAGGAGGTCCTTCCTTAGAAGGAGGAGGCTTCACCCTAGCAACCGGTGAATCCCAGTCACTTAACCCACCTGACAATTGGTCCGGCCGGTTGTGGCCTCGAACAGGCTGCACCTTCGAGGCCCTAGAAGGCCCTGCTACCTGCTCAACAGGTGATTGCGGCGGCCTCCTCCAATGCAGCCAAGTGGGAGGGGTCCCACCAGTGACCCTAACAGAATTCACGCTGGCAGATGACGTGGACTTCTATGACGTCAGCCTCGTCGACGGCTACAATGTTCCACTGAGTATTGAGACTCTTGGAGGCAGGGGCGACTGCAGAGCAGCAGGGTGTTGGAGTGATTTGACAGACACGTGTCCACCGGAGCTAGCTGTGAATGAGAATGGACGGGTTGTGGCCTGTAAGAGTGCTTGTGAGGCGTTTGGAAGCCCTGAGTATTGTTGTACAGGGGAGTTTGGGAGCCCTCAGACTTGTGGGCCTTCTGCTTATTCACAGACGTTTAAGACTGCTTGTCCTGCTGCTTATAGCTATGCTTATGATGATGCTACTAGTACTTTTACATGCACTCAAGCAGATTATCAAATCACTTTCTGCTCCTAA